Proteins from a genomic interval of Kitasatospora herbaricolor:
- a CDS encoding GntR family transcriptional regulator: MGAEDSGPVLKRTRVRDYLRNLVESQAAGDPIPSERALCEQLGVSRPTLRAAVDELVTTGLIVREHGRGMFVAPAKITQELAMAGEDSAFVLPRAAGSWASRVLEFSVIQAGARVGRKLHISPAAEIVYIARLRLVDGEPMAIEHLHVPAALVPGLTPADMESGDFYELLRDQHGIQVHQAVQSIEPTVTSEREARLLSVPVLSPALLFERLTTDGAGRPVEYVHSLYRGDRYRIVSRISLADPGHPAPATDQDASRHHPGIPPGDLTSGAGGRTVTVGDVQPTP; this comes from the coding sequence ATGGGCGCCGAGGACTCCGGTCCCGTTCTCAAGCGCACGCGAGTTCGCGACTACCTCAGGAATCTCGTCGAATCGCAGGCGGCCGGCGACCCGATCCCCTCCGAACGAGCCCTGTGCGAACAACTCGGGGTCTCCCGGCCGACCCTGCGGGCGGCGGTGGACGAACTCGTCACCACCGGGCTGATCGTGCGTGAGCACGGCCGGGGCATGTTCGTGGCACCGGCCAAGATCACCCAGGAACTGGCGATGGCCGGTGAGGACAGCGCGTTCGTGCTGCCGCGCGCCGCCGGCAGCTGGGCCAGCCGGGTGCTGGAGTTCTCCGTCATCCAGGCGGGTGCCCGGGTCGGCCGGAAACTGCACATCTCGCCCGCGGCCGAAATCGTCTACATCGCCCGGCTGCGGCTGGTCGACGGCGAACCGATGGCGATCGAGCACCTGCACGTGCCCGCCGCCCTGGTGCCGGGACTGACACCGGCGGACATGGAATCCGGGGACTTCTACGAACTCCTCCGGGACCAGCACGGCATCCAGGTGCACCAGGCCGTCCAGTCCATCGAACCGACCGTCACCAGCGAACGGGAGGCACGGCTGCTCAGCGTCCCCGTGCTCTCCCCCGCGCTGCTCTTCGAGCGGCTGACCACCGACGGGGCCGGCCGGCCGGTGGAGTACGTGCACTCGCTGTACCGCGGCGACCGCTACCGGATCGTGTCCCGGATCTCCCTCGCCGACCCGGGCCACCCCGCCCCCGCGACGGACCAGGACGCCTCCCGGCACCACCCCGGCATCCCGCCGGGCGACCTGACCAGCGGCGCCGGCGGCCGGACGGTGACGGTCGGCGACGTCCAGCCGACGCCCTGA
- a CDS encoding extracellular solute-binding protein, producing the protein MRPPAPSRSRSAAALAIAAVLALTGLTACSSSSGSGSGGSDAAAPSRLTVWIMRDSVSDGFLQRFRADYENTHAGTTLDIQIQEWDGIGQKITSALASKDAPDVIEVGNTQVAQYAASGGVKDLSDKVTDLQGGDWIPGLAEPGKIDGKQYGIPWYAANRVVIYHKDLFAQAGISTPPKTRDEWIADTTKLNTGGNDGIYLSGQTWYALAGFVWDEGGDLAAKGADGKWKGTLDTPQAKAGMEFYQKLQALGSGPKDSDEAKPLQAEVFAKGKSAQVISTPGGAAAIIKANPALKDKLGFFPIPGKTADKPGAVFTGGSDLVIPESSKHQGAAYEVIKALAGEKWQTDMAKEMSYVPNRTSLAGALAGNEGASAMAAGAVNGHATPNSPNWAAVEANNPIKQYMTQVLTGADPSAAGRSATESITKALNSTS; encoded by the coding sequence ATGAGACCCCCCGCGCCCTCCCGCTCGCGCTCCGCCGCCGCCCTCGCCATAGCCGCCGTGCTGGCCCTCACCGGCCTCACCGCCTGCTCCTCGTCCTCCGGCAGCGGTTCCGGCGGCTCCGACGCCGCCGCGCCGTCCCGGCTGACGGTCTGGATCATGCGGGACAGCGTCTCCGACGGCTTCCTCCAGCGCTTCCGGGCCGACTACGAGAACACCCACGCGGGCACCACCCTGGACATCCAGATCCAGGAGTGGGACGGCATCGGGCAGAAGATCACCAGCGCGCTGGCCAGCAAGGACGCCCCGGACGTCATCGAGGTCGGCAACACCCAGGTGGCGCAGTACGCGGCCAGCGGCGGCGTCAAGGACCTCTCCGACAAGGTCACCGACCTCCAGGGCGGCGACTGGATCCCGGGCCTCGCCGAACCCGGGAAGATCGACGGCAAGCAGTACGGCATCCCCTGGTACGCCGCCAACCGGGTCGTCATCTACCACAAGGACCTCTTCGCGCAGGCCGGCATCAGCACCCCGCCGAAGACCCGCGACGAGTGGATCGCCGACACCACCAAGCTCAACACCGGTGGCAACGACGGCATCTACCTCAGCGGCCAGACCTGGTACGCGCTGGCCGGCTTCGTCTGGGACGAGGGCGGCGACCTGGCGGCCAAGGGCGCCGACGGCAAGTGGAAGGGCACCCTGGACACCCCGCAGGCCAAGGCCGGGATGGAGTTCTACCAGAAGCTCCAGGCCCTCGGCAGCGGCCCGAAGGACTCCGACGAGGCCAAGCCGCTGCAGGCCGAGGTGTTCGCCAAGGGCAAGAGCGCGCAGGTCATCTCCACCCCGGGCGGCGCGGCCGCGATCATCAAGGCCAACCCCGCGCTCAAGGACAAGCTGGGCTTCTTCCCGATCCCCGGCAAGACCGCGGACAAGCCCGGCGCGGTCTTCACCGGCGGCTCCGACCTGGTGATCCCCGAGTCCTCCAAGCACCAGGGCGCCGCCTACGAGGTGATCAAGGCACTGGCCGGTGAGAAGTGGCAGACGGACATGGCCAAGGAGATGAGCTACGTCCCCAACCGGACCTCGCTGGCCGGCGCGCTCGCCGGCAACGAGGGCGCCTCGGCGATGGCCGCCGGCGCGGTGAACGGCCACGCCACGCCCAACTCCCCGAACTGGGCCGCGGTCGAGGCGAACAACCCGATCAAGCAGTACATGACCCAGGTGCTCACCGGGGCCGATCCCTCCGCCGCGGGCCGGTCCGCCACCGAGTCCATCACCAAGGCCCTCAACAGCACCTCCTGA
- a CDS encoding carbohydrate ABC transporter permease has product MLTAPQADTRPAAPAAPPPVRHPARRGRLAAAWPYLLIAPTLVGTAFLLLYPVARNLLMSVQHFRMAELIRGDAEFVGLANYTQVLGDPDFWTVTGRTLWWTALNTGLIMLFGTLSALMLKALGRRMRLAVMSGLVLTWATPVIAATTIFQWLFQSRFGVVNWALDALGFHSFQNYAWFAHRGSTFFILVALIVWQSVPFAALTLYGGLTTIPAELYEAARLDGAGAWQTFRLVTFPVLRPLFALVTSLEVIWCFKCFAQIWVISQGGPGDATTTLPVYAFQIAQSLHKYDLGSAVSTLTVLILAAALVFNLRRMFRQEGEAL; this is encoded by the coding sequence GTGCTCACCGCACCCCAGGCCGACACCCGGCCGGCCGCCCCGGCGGCGCCCCCGCCCGTGCGGCACCCGGCCCGGCGCGGCCGCCTCGCCGCCGCCTGGCCGTACCTGCTGATCGCCCCGACGCTCGTGGGCACGGCGTTCCTGCTGCTCTACCCCGTCGCCCGGAACCTGCTGATGTCCGTGCAGCACTTCCGGATGGCCGAACTCATCCGCGGCGACGCCGAGTTCGTTGGCCTCGCCAACTACACCCAGGTGCTCGGCGACCCGGACTTCTGGACGGTCACCGGCCGCACCCTGTGGTGGACGGCCCTCAACACCGGCCTGATCATGCTCTTCGGCACCCTGAGCGCCCTGATGCTCAAGGCGCTCGGCCGGCGGATGCGGCTGGCCGTGATGAGCGGGCTCGTGCTCACCTGGGCGACCCCGGTGATCGCCGCCACCACCATCTTCCAGTGGCTCTTCCAGTCCCGCTTCGGGGTGGTCAACTGGGCCCTGGACGCGCTGGGGTTCCACTCCTTCCAGAACTACGCCTGGTTCGCGCACCGCGGCTCGACCTTCTTCATCCTGGTCGCCCTGATCGTCTGGCAGTCCGTCCCGTTCGCGGCCCTCACCCTGTACGGCGGCCTCACCACCATCCCCGCCGAGCTGTACGAGGCCGCCCGGCTGGACGGCGCCGGCGCCTGGCAGACCTTCCGCCTGGTCACCTTCCCGGTGCTGCGGCCGCTGTTCGCGCTGGTCACCTCGCTGGAGGTGATCTGGTGCTTCAAGTGCTTCGCCCAGATCTGGGTGATCAGCCAGGGCGGCCCGGGGGACGCCACCACCACCCTGCCGGTCTACGCCTTCCAGATCGCGCAGTCCCTGCACAAGTACGACCTGGGCTCCGCCGTCTCGACCCTGACCGTGCTGATCCTGGCCGCCGCCCTGGTGTTCAACCTGCGCCGGATGTTCCGCCAGGAAGGAGAAGCCCTGTGA
- a CDS encoding carbohydrate ABC transporter permease has product MNHPPSRALRRVPLNLAALLVLALSAFPVYWMAITALKPTADIQADTPTFLPLHPTLDHFRTAVHADGFATFWRNSLLVTCGAVLMSLLVALCAAFAVGRLRWRGRRAFILMVFVAQMAPWEALLIPMYVIARDTDMLDSLTMLTLVYFMTTLPFTIVTLRGFLAAVPVELEESAQVDGCSRAGAFRRITLPLLAPGLLSTSLFGFITAWNEFAFANTLIIKNQDARTLPVWLSSFANVFGTDWGATMAASSLFMLPVLLVFLVLQNKVTSGMTAGAVKG; this is encoded by the coding sequence GTGAACCACCCGCCGAGCCGGGCGCTGCGCCGCGTCCCGCTGAACCTCGCGGCCCTGCTCGTCCTCGCCCTCTCGGCCTTCCCGGTGTACTGGATGGCGATCACCGCCCTCAAGCCCACCGCCGACATCCAGGCCGACACCCCGACCTTCCTGCCGCTGCACCCGACCCTCGACCACTTCCGGACGGCCGTCCACGCCGACGGGTTCGCCACCTTCTGGCGCAACAGCCTGCTGGTGACCTGCGGCGCGGTGCTGATGTCCCTGCTGGTGGCGCTCTGCGCGGCGTTCGCCGTGGGACGGCTGCGCTGGCGAGGGCGGCGGGCCTTCATCCTGATGGTCTTCGTCGCCCAGATGGCGCCCTGGGAGGCGCTGCTGATCCCGATGTACGTGATCGCCCGCGACACCGACATGCTCGACAGCCTGACCATGCTCACCCTGGTCTACTTCATGACCACGCTGCCCTTCACCATCGTCACCCTGCGCGGGTTCCTCGCCGCCGTCCCGGTGGAGCTGGAGGAGTCCGCCCAGGTGGACGGCTGCAGCCGGGCCGGCGCCTTCCGCCGGATCACCCTGCCGCTGCTCGCCCCGGGCCTGCTCTCCACCTCGCTGTTCGGCTTCATCACGGCCTGGAACGAGTTCGCCTTCGCCAACACCCTGATCATCAAGAACCAGGACGCCCGGACCCTCCCGGTCTGGCTCTCCTCCTTCGCCAACGTCTTCGGGACGGACTGGGGCGCCACCATGGCCGCCTCCTCGCTCTTCATGCTCCCCGTCCTGCTGGTCTTCCTCGTCCTGCAGAACAAGGTCACCTCCGGAATGACCGCCGGCGCCGTCAAGGGCTGA
- a CDS encoding beta-N-acetylhexosaminidase yields MIIPKPARLLRGSGDFTLDPAGTVRADGEARAAADLLRTLLAPATGLPLAPAAAGEEPAVELSLDPGDPALGEEGYHLRVTPDGVRLRAARPAGLLHGVQTLRQLLPPEALLDRPAQDVPWRIPVLETTDVPRYPWRGVMVDVARHFQPLPFLLRTVDLLAFHKLNVLHLHLTDDQGWRMPSTAYPLLTEIGSVRARSMLGQAGSTRYDDRPHGGSYTVAELRRLVRYAAERGVTVVPEIEMPGHARAALAAYPHLGNVPGRRLDVWTDWGVCENVLGVHDEVLEFCRTVLGEVLDVFPSPYIHIGGDECPTTEWERSPAALRRAAELGLAAPKELHGWFLGRIGEFLVERGRRPLCWAEDSSCGVPPEFTVMPWRDGDHGLAAARRGHDVVMAPHRSTYLDYPQSDAPTEPLGQAGEIVDLRAVHDNEPAPAHWEPAATARVLGTQAQLWSEFITTAEQADYLAFPRLCALADRAWNPSSDWTTDFLPALRDHGPRLNALGINRTTPR; encoded by the coding sequence GTGATCATTCCGAAGCCCGCCCGACTGCTCCGCGGCTCCGGCGACTTCACCCTCGACCCGGCCGGCACCGTCCGGGCCGACGGTGAGGCCCGCGCCGCCGCCGACCTGCTGCGCACCCTGCTCGCCCCCGCCACCGGCCTGCCGCTGGCACCGGCCGCCGCCGGCGAGGAGCCCGCCGTCGAGCTGTCCCTCGACCCCGGCGACCCGGCCCTCGGCGAGGAGGGCTACCACCTGCGGGTCACCCCGGACGGCGTCCGGCTGCGCGCCGCCCGCCCCGCCGGACTGCTGCACGGCGTCCAGACCCTGCGCCAACTGCTGCCCCCCGAGGCCCTGCTGGACCGCCCGGCCCAGGACGTGCCGTGGCGGATCCCCGTCCTGGAGACCACCGACGTCCCCCGGTACCCGTGGCGCGGCGTGATGGTCGACGTGGCCCGGCACTTCCAGCCGCTGCCGTTCCTGCTGCGCACCGTCGACCTGCTGGCCTTCCACAAGCTGAACGTGCTGCACCTGCACCTCACGGACGACCAGGGCTGGCGGATGCCGAGCACCGCCTACCCGCTGCTCACCGAGATCGGCTCGGTCCGGGCCCGCTCGATGCTCGGGCAGGCCGGCAGCACCCGCTACGACGACCGCCCGCACGGCGGTTCCTACACCGTGGCGGAGCTGCGCCGGCTGGTCCGGTACGCGGCGGAGCGCGGGGTCACCGTGGTGCCCGAGATCGAGATGCCGGGCCACGCCCGGGCCGCGCTGGCCGCCTACCCGCACCTGGGCAACGTGCCCGGGCGCCGGCTGGACGTCTGGACCGACTGGGGCGTGTGCGAGAACGTCCTCGGCGTCCACGACGAGGTGCTGGAGTTCTGCCGGACCGTCCTCGGCGAGGTGCTCGACGTCTTCCCCTCGCCGTACATCCACATCGGCGGGGACGAATGCCCGACCACCGAGTGGGAGCGGAGCCCGGCCGCCCTGCGCCGCGCCGCGGAGCTCGGGCTCGCCGCGCCCAAGGAACTGCACGGGTGGTTCCTCGGCCGGATCGGCGAGTTCCTCGTGGAGCGGGGCCGCCGCCCGCTGTGCTGGGCCGAGGACAGCTCCTGCGGGGTGCCGCCCGAGTTCACCGTGATGCCCTGGCGCGACGGCGACCACGGCCTGGCCGCCGCCCGTCGGGGCCACGACGTGGTCATGGCGCCGCACCGCTCCACCTATCTCGACTACCCGCAGTCGGACGCGCCGACCGAGCCGCTCGGGCAGGCCGGCGAGATCGTCGACCTGCGGGCCGTCCACGACAACGAGCCGGCCCCCGCGCACTGGGAGCCCGCCGCCACCGCCCGGGTGCTGGGCACCCAGGCGCAGCTGTGGAGCGAGTTCATCACCACCGCCGAACAGGCCGACTACCTGGCCTTCCCCCGGCTCTGCGCGCTGGCCGACCGCGCGTGGAACCCGTCCAGCGACTGGACCACAGACTTCCTGCCCGCCCTGCGCGACCACGGGCCCCGCCTGAACGCGCTGGGGATCAACCGCACCACCCCGCGGTGA
- a CDS encoding cellulose binding domain-containing protein — protein sequence MAVCTAAGLACAALVTVPASAATDSLTAQYRTSAGGATADQSEPWLEITNTGTTSVPLAGVTLRYYFKSDGPNVTYRYACSWAVKGCGNITGTFGTLANPTATADRYLEIGFTAGAGSLAPGQNTGDMQLRFYRSDWQTLTQSDDYSFNGTQTTYANAPKVTLQRGGAVLWGTAPAGNDPTTPPTTPPTTPPTTPPVDPNAPALFDDFNYTGSGDPAVQQHGWTVKSGQGGPGVPGATWSPQDITFQSSGGNSIMNMRLTTDGTAAGTKETELQTTARKFKNGTYAARVKFNDTPTGGPDGDHVNQTFFTFTPLNAPMDPNYSEQDFEYLPNGGWGEQSNIMYSTSWETYNPDPWNAVNAHVESRQSYDGWHDLQLTVDNTSITYYIDGQVFGTHGEPYLPETPQWIDFNHWLIDLNGQTSSTPRSYNEQVDYVYFIKDQVLSPAQVTSKVAGYRSAGTTFTDTVPGS from the coding sequence ATGGCCGTCTGCACGGCCGCCGGCCTGGCCTGCGCCGCCCTGGTGACCGTCCCGGCCTCGGCCGCGACGGACTCCCTCACCGCGCAGTACCGCACCAGCGCCGGCGGTGCCACCGCCGACCAGTCCGAGCCGTGGCTGGAGATCACCAACACCGGGACCACCAGCGTGCCGCTGGCCGGGGTGACCCTCCGGTACTACTTCAAGTCCGACGGCCCCAACGTGACGTACCGCTACGCCTGCTCCTGGGCGGTCAAGGGCTGCGGCAACATCACCGGTACCTTCGGCACCCTGGCGAACCCCACGGCCACGGCCGACCGCTACCTGGAGATCGGCTTCACCGCCGGCGCCGGCTCGCTCGCCCCCGGGCAGAACACCGGCGACATGCAGCTGCGCTTCTACCGCTCGGACTGGCAGACCCTGACCCAGTCCGACGACTACTCGTTCAACGGGACGCAGACCACGTACGCCAACGCGCCGAAGGTCACGCTGCAGCGCGGTGGCGCCGTGCTCTGGGGCACCGCCCCGGCCGGCAACGACCCGACCACCCCGCCCACCACGCCCCCCACCACGCCCCCGACCACCCCGCCGGTCGACCCCAACGCCCCGGCGCTGTTCGACGACTTCAACTACACCGGCAGCGGCGACCCGGCCGTCCAGCAGCACGGCTGGACGGTCAAGTCCGGCCAGGGCGGCCCCGGTGTCCCCGGAGCCACCTGGTCACCGCAGGACATCACGTTCCAGTCCTCCGGCGGCAACAGCATCATGAACATGCGGCTGACCACCGACGGTACCGCCGCCGGCACCAAGGAGACCGAACTCCAGACCACCGCACGGAAGTTCAAGAACGGCACCTACGCCGCGAGGGTCAAGTTCAACGACACCCCGACCGGCGGCCCCGACGGCGACCACGTCAACCAGACCTTCTTCACCTTCACCCCGCTCAACGCGCCGATGGACCCGAACTACAGCGAGCAGGACTTCGAGTACCTGCCGAACGGCGGCTGGGGCGAGCAGAGCAACATCATGTACAGCACGTCCTGGGAGACCTACAACCCGGACCCGTGGAACGCCGTCAACGCCCACGTGGAGAGCCGGCAGTCCTACGACGGCTGGCACGACCTGCAGCTCACCGTCGACAACACCAGCATCACCTACTACATCGACGGTCAGGTCTTCGGCACCCACGGCGAGCCGTACCTGCCCGAGACGCCGCAGTGGATCGACTTCAACCACTGGCTGATCGACCTCAACGGCCAGACCAGCAGCACCCCGCGGTCGTACAACGAGCAGGTGGACTACGTGTACTTCATCAAGGACCAGGTGCTCAGCCCGGCCCAGGTGACCTCGAAGGTCGCCGGCTACCGCTCGGCCGGCACCACGTTCACCGACACCGTCCCCGGCAGCTGA
- a CDS encoding multicopper oxidase domain-containing protein, which produces MREENREPGRRSMIRGLVGGGTVAALAGPAALLPPTVARADAPAAPGGDPFALPKFEPSGRVKEFWIQAESFEHNAVPNGTDAMMGRPFTAEQTTFWALGYRAYTPDWESPLDQDLGPNGIGANSGIPGPVLRAEAGDLIRVHFRNNDEHYRWPHSMHPHGVMYDRDNDGGWLADDEKRPGSAVPYGESYTYTWYCHPSSVGTWPYHDHSLPQTPPGADPAAGAAADAAQRARGARPQPGRSIPEQEGGSAHGGSAHGAAAGHGDTAGRQDRPRHPGGGHDGEHDGTQHPGHEGGQDGGQDAGQQEGGGGSQDGGAADDAQHPGHGGPDGGTDDAQHPGHPGGQDDGHGTGQDDGTAGGQDAGHGSMVMEIGAELGLFGILVVTDQQTPAVDREFVIFLHDLNRRSARSLGQGLNMFNGRAFVDNTPTCTAKVGDRVRWRIACLGEEFHVFHIHGHRWRSRQGYQGWVDSQIIGPSTTLTIEYTEDNPGDWIYHCHVTHHMTGGMVGRYLVTP; this is translated from the coding sequence ATGCGAGAAGAGAACCGCGAACCCGGCCGCCGGAGCATGATCCGCGGGCTGGTCGGCGGTGGTACCGTCGCCGCCCTGGCGGGCCCGGCGGCGCTGCTGCCGCCGACCGTGGCCCGGGCGGACGCGCCGGCCGCCCCCGGCGGTGACCCCTTCGCGCTCCCGAAGTTCGAACCCAGCGGACGGGTGAAGGAGTTCTGGATCCAGGCGGAGTCCTTCGAGCACAACGCGGTGCCCAACGGCACGGACGCCATGATGGGCCGGCCGTTCACCGCCGAGCAGACCACCTTCTGGGCGCTGGGCTACCGCGCCTACACCCCGGACTGGGAGAGCCCGCTCGACCAGGACCTCGGCCCGAACGGCATCGGGGCCAACTCCGGCATCCCCGGGCCGGTGCTGCGCGCCGAGGCCGGCGACCTGATCCGGGTGCACTTCCGGAACAACGACGAGCACTACCGCTGGCCGCACAGCATGCACCCGCACGGCGTCATGTACGACCGCGACAACGACGGCGGGTGGCTGGCGGACGACGAGAAGCGGCCGGGCAGCGCCGTGCCGTACGGCGAGAGCTACACGTACACCTGGTACTGCCACCCGAGTTCGGTCGGCACCTGGCCGTACCACGACCACTCGCTGCCGCAGACCCCGCCGGGGGCGGACCCCGCGGCGGGCGCGGCGGCCGATGCCGCGCAACGCGCCCGGGGGGCCCGGCCGCAGCCGGGCCGGAGCATTCCGGAGCAGGAGGGCGGCTCGGCTCACGGGGGCTCGGCTCACGGGGCCGCAGCCGGGCACGGGGACACCGCCGGACGGCAGGACCGGCCGCGGCACCCGGGCGGCGGGCACGACGGGGAGCACGACGGCACGCAGCACCCCGGGCACGAGGGCGGCCAGGACGGTGGCCAGGACGCCGGCCAGCAGGAGGGCGGGGGCGGGAGCCAGGACGGCGGGGCCGCCGACGACGCGCAGCACCCGGGGCACGGCGGCCCGGACGGCGGGACCGACGACGCGCAGCACCCCGGCCACCCGGGCGGTCAGGACGACGGCCACGGGACCGGCCAGGACGACGGGACGGCCGGCGGCCAGGACGCCGGCCACGGCAGCATGGTGATGGAGATCGGCGCGGAACTCGGCCTGTTCGGCATCCTGGTGGTGACCGACCAGCAGACACCCGCGGTGGACCGGGAGTTCGTGATCTTCCTGCACGACCTCAACCGACGCTCGGCCCGCTCGCTCGGCCAGGGCCTCAACATGTTCAACGGCCGGGCCTTCGTGGACAACACCCCCACCTGCACGGCGAAGGTCGGCGACCGGGTGCGGTGGCGGATCGCCTGTCTGGGCGAGGAGTTCCACGTCTTCCACATCCACGGGCACCGCTGGCGCAGCCGGCAGGGCTACCAGGGCTGGGTGGACTCGCAGATCATCGGACCGTCCACCACCCTGACCATCGAGTACACCGAGGACAACCCGGGTGACTGGATCTACCACTGCCACGTCACCCACCACATGACCGGCGGCATGGTGGGGCGCTACCTCGTGACGCCTTAG
- a CDS encoding radical SAM protein, translating into MDSEQFPARMFLRFAETFTPENRPELTLMSGGEALLRPGLVRDIADRARAVGSRSYVLSGLYFAQKPRIPKPVRAAIEAVDHFSASTDRFHEEEVPRAAVFRVLHELLDDGKDVSLQITGEGPDDPYLADITAAVRREFGERVPMLVVPLSPVGRAREWMATHPQAAYPATAAPCTLACWPVIGFNGQVTSCGNQDVMDGKVPLPAHLFLGHIARDDWDTVKRKAVESPMVGAIRTYGPEYLAERFGGQESCDGYCQTCWKLSTTPGVKEGVQALTLLPSTIAVRDAVEKVSVDAGPLGFARRFGVPGYADLITLGDTPPPAPAGHRDASRQDLAWTG; encoded by the coding sequence ATGGACAGTGAGCAGTTCCCGGCCAGGATGTTCCTGCGCTTCGCGGAGACCTTCACCCCGGAGAACCGGCCCGAGCTCACCCTGATGTCCGGCGGCGAGGCGCTGCTGCGCCCCGGGCTGGTGCGCGACATCGCGGACCGGGCACGGGCGGTCGGCTCCCGCAGCTACGTCCTGTCCGGCCTGTACTTCGCGCAGAAGCCCCGGATCCCCAAGCCGGTCCGGGCCGCCATCGAGGCGGTCGACCACTTCTCCGCGAGCACCGACCGGTTCCACGAGGAGGAGGTGCCCCGGGCGGCGGTCTTCCGGGTCCTGCACGAGCTGCTGGACGACGGCAAGGACGTCAGCCTGCAGATCACCGGCGAGGGGCCGGACGACCCGTACCTGGCCGACATCACCGCCGCCGTCCGCCGGGAGTTCGGCGAGCGGGTACCGATGCTGGTGGTGCCGCTCTCCCCGGTGGGCCGTGCCCGGGAGTGGATGGCCACCCACCCGCAGGCCGCCTACCCCGCCACCGCCGCGCCCTGCACGCTGGCCTGCTGGCCGGTCATCGGCTTCAACGGCCAGGTGACCTCCTGCGGCAACCAGGACGTGATGGACGGCAAGGTGCCGCTGCCGGCCCATCTGTTCCTCGGCCACATCGCCCGGGACGACTGGGACACCGTCAAGCGCAAGGCCGTGGAGTCCCCGATGGTCGGGGCGATCCGCACCTACGGCCCGGAGTACCTGGCGGAGCGGTTCGGCGGGCAGGAGAGCTGCGACGGCTACTGCCAGACCTGCTGGAAGCTCTCCACCACGCCGGGCGTGAAGGAGGGGGTGCAGGCGCTGACCCTGCTGCCGTCCACCATCGCGGTGCGGGACGCGGTGGAGAAGGTCTCGGTGGACGCCGGCCCGCTGGGCTTCGCGCGCCGCTTCGGGGTCCCGGGCTACGCCGACCTGATCACGCTCGGGGACACCCCGCCGCCGGCCCCGGCCGGGCACCGCGACGCCTCCCGGCAGGACCTCGCATGGACCGGCTGA
- a CDS encoding radical SAM protein gives MDRLTHAEINRIRQTRGATALLFITDRCPVGCGHCSVDSRPDSPRITDFDLFEQIVDRLSADPVRTMIGVSGGEPFVERRGLTYAARRITEAGKDLVVYTSGVWGRAADPPRWIHEVLERCRCVYLSTDAYHEAGTGPERFTGAARAIAGHDLPIVVQVVDQGDALGRAEELLVQAFGTGWARYAELVATQGLPHGRGAAIFERPQRVPGRALGACELVISPVIRYDGRVTACCNESVLMGGGPAALRRDCSSGEEVGQAVEEFQQNPLYRAMGTAGGGALTAHPRFTDLADREFADICGLCWAMTRRVVPEQDDLLLSAIDLVGRGAHR, from the coding sequence ATGGACCGGCTGACCCACGCGGAGATCAACCGCATCCGGCAGACCCGCGGCGCCACCGCCCTGCTCTTCATCACCGACCGCTGCCCGGTCGGCTGCGGCCACTGCTCGGTGGACTCCCGGCCGGACAGCCCCCGGATCACCGACTTCGACCTCTTCGAGCAGATCGTCGACCGGCTCAGCGCCGACCCGGTGCGCACGATGATCGGCGTCTCCGGCGGCGAGCCCTTCGTCGAGCGGCGGGGCCTCACCTACGCCGCCCGGCGGATCACCGAGGCCGGCAAGGACCTGGTCGTCTACACCAGCGGGGTCTGGGGCCGGGCCGCCGACCCGCCGCGCTGGATCCACGAGGTGCTGGAGCGCTGCCGCTGCGTCTACCTCAGCACCGACGCCTACCACGAGGCCGGCACCGGCCCGGAGCGCTTCACCGGCGCGGCCCGCGCGATCGCCGGCCACGACCTGCCGATCGTCGTCCAGGTGGTCGACCAGGGCGACGCGCTGGGCCGGGCCGAGGAACTGCTCGTCCAGGCCTTCGGCACCGGCTGGGCGCGGTACGCCGAACTGGTCGCCACCCAGGGGCTCCCGCACGGACGGGGTGCGGCGATCTTCGAACGCCCCCAGCGGGTGCCCGGGCGGGCGCTCGGCGCCTGCGAACTGGTGATCTCACCGGTGATCCGCTACGACGGCCGGGTCACCGCCTGCTGCAACGAGTCCGTGCTGATGGGCGGCGGGCCGGCCGCGCTGCGGCGGGACTGCTCCAGCGGCGAGGAGGTCGGCCAGGCCGTGGAGGAGTTCCAGCAGAACCCGCTGTACCGCGCGATGGGCACGGCCGGCGGCGGCGCGCTGACCGCGCACCCGCGCTTCACCGACCTGGCGGACCGCGAGTTCGCCGACATCTGCGGCCTGTGCTGGGCCATGACCCGGCGGGTCGTCCCCGAGCAGGACGACCTGCTGCTGAGCGCGATCGACCTGGTGGGAAGGGGAGCGCACCGATGA